In the Podospora bellae-mahoneyi strain CBS 112042 chromosome 4, whole genome shotgun sequence genome, one interval contains:
- a CDS encoding hypothetical protein (EggNog:ENOG503P26W; COG:S): protein MDNHHPSPTSNHWVPCSTCSPGGVPESAEDSSGPETAPVSTPHTGTPHAKEPGTRARRRPIPRKGHTKSRLGCFHCKRRKVKCQETIPSCSNCARVGLVCEYPERPRMASAFSASVITVVPTNSLQSSTTTVFTQEDMRYFHHFLVTAYPPLPIQGDQIWMQTACLSHSYDYLMHAMLGLAASHLDLHGGNCSSQALAHRVKAIQSLNNSLSKPCSSQAEGDARFAAMMALAFQASCMAEGMPEFLAMSRGCHIIANTAMGSMKNSLFREFTQEGYCDSVRRVIGIVPLDLSEDEEILIGDFLKSLRALGPLCKSPLEVKFLASTEAIAKAARTSASEAFSQFAALYSLFNHSSNEEFAPFIDPNNHPAQLLFIHFVLIEFAIGHIALTTCNKGGRFAYRKRTCIAWMEKLAAGLPVEYEKYAEWPMNYVRRLAAR from the exons AtggacaaccaccacccatcaccaacctctaACCACTGGGTTCCCTGCTCGACATGTTCCCCTGGGGGTGTCCCCGAATCAGCAGAAGACTCATCCGGGCCAGAGACAGCACCGGTATCAACCCCACATACCGGCACACCCCACGCCAAAGAACCAGGAACCCGAGCCCGCCGAAGGCCAATCCCGCGAAAGGGACACACAAAGTCCCGGCTGGGTTGCTTCCACTGCAAGAGGCGAAAGGTCAAATGCCAGGAGACGATCCCCTCCTGCTCGAACTGCGCGAGGGTCGGACTGGTGTGTGAGTACCCTGAGCGGCCGAGAATGGCGTCGGCGTTTTCGGCTTCGGTGATAACGGTGGTCCCAACGAACAGCTTGCAGTCATCGACGACTACAGTGTTTACGCAGGAGGATATGAGGTATTTTCATCACTTTTTGGTGACTGCGTACCCGCCTTTGCCGATACAGGGGGATCAGATTTGGATGCAGACGGCGTGTTTGTCGCATAGC TATGATTATCTTATGCATGCCATGCTTGGGCTGGCGGCGTCACATCTTGATTTGCATGGGGGGAATTGCTCTTCGCAAGCGCTGGCTCACCGTGTCAAGGCGATACAGTCTCTTAACAACAGTTTGAGTAAGCCTTGCTCTTCACAGGCTGAGGGGGATGCGAGGTTTGCTGCTATGATGGCTTTGGCGTTTCAAGCGAGCTGTATGGCTGAGGGTATGCCTGAGTTTCTCGCCATGTCTAGGGGGTGTCATATTATTGCAAATACCGCTATGGGCAGCATGAAGAACTCGTTGTTCCGTGAGTTTACACAGGAAGGGTACTGTGATAGCGTCCGACGAGTCATTGGGATCGTTCCCTTGGATTtgagcgaggatgaggagattcTCATTGGTGACTTTTTGAAGTCTCTGAGGGCACTCGGACCTCTGTGTAAGAGCCCGTTGGAGGTTAAGTTCTTGGCTTCAACAGAGGCGATTGCAAAAGCTGCCAGGACGTCGGCGTCAGAAG CCTTTTCTCAGTTTGCCGCCCTGTATTCCTTATTCAACCACTCCAGCAATGAAGAGTTCGCCCCCTTTAtcgaccccaacaaccatcCAGCCCAACTGCTCTTCATCCACTTTGTTCTCATCGAGTTTGCCATCGGGCACATTGCTCTCACTACCTGCAACAAAGGTGGGCGTTTTGCCTATCGAAAAAGAACCTGCATTGCCTGGATGGAGAAGCTTGCTGCCGGGCTGCCTGTCGAGTACGAAAAATACGCAGAGTGGCCGATGAATTATGTCAGGAGGCTAGCTGCTCGCTAG